In Drosophila simulans strain w501 chromosome X, Prin_Dsim_3.1, whole genome shotgun sequence, one DNA window encodes the following:
- the LOC6726503 gene encoding cytoplasmic dynein 1 intermediate chain isoform X4, with the protein MDRKAELERKKAKLAALREEKDRRRREKEIKDMEEAAGRIGGGAGIDKDQRKDLDEMLSSLGVAPVSEVLSSLSSVNSMTSDNSNTQTPDASLQATVNGQSGGKKQPLNLSVYNVQATNIPPKETLVYTKQTQTTSTGGGNGDVLSCHSSPLSGYMEDWWRPRKVFGTHAKKTAAHATDYYDEYNLNPGLEWEDEFTDDEESSLQNLGNGFTSKLPPGYLTHGLPTVKDVAPAITPLEIKKETEVKKEVNELSEEQKQMIILSENFQRFVVRAGRVIERALSENVDIYTDYIGGGDSEEANDERSHARLSLNRVFYDERWSKNRCITSMDWSTHFPELVVGSYHNNEESPNEPDGVVMVWNTKFKKSTPEDVFHCQSAVMSTCFAKFNPNLILGGTYSGQIVLWDNRVQKRTPIQRTPLSAAAHTHPVYCLQMVGTQNAHNVISISSDGKLCSWSLDMLSQPQDTLELQQRQSKAIAITSMAFPANEINSLVMGSEDGYVYSASRHGLRSGVNEVYERHLGPITGISTHYNQLSPDFGHLFLTSSIDWTIKLWSLKDTKPLYSFEDNSDYVMDVAWSPVHPALFAAVDGSGRLDLWNLNQDTEVPTASIVVAGAPALNRVSWTPSGLHVCIGDEAGKLYVYDVAENLAQPSRDEWSRFNTHLSEIKMNQSDEV; encoded by the exons ATGGATCGCAAGGCTGAGCTGGAACGCAAGAAGGCCAAGTTGGCCGCCCTGCGCGAGGAGAAGGATCGCCGGCGGCGCGAGAAGGAGATCAAGGACATGGAGGAGGCGGCTGGTCGCATCGGCGGCGGAGCAGGCATCGACAAGGATCAGCGCAA GGATCTCGACGAAATGCTGTCATCGCTGGGCGTGGCCCCCGTCTCCGAGGTCCTTTCCTCACTCTCCTCCGTCAACTCGATGACATCGGACAACTCCAACACACAGACCCCCGACGCCAGCCTCCAAGCCACCGTCAATGGCCAGAG CGGCGGAAAGAAACAGCCCCTCAACCTGAGCGTCTACAATGTGCAGGCTACGAACATTCCACCAAAAGAGACGCTGGTCTACACGAAGCAGACCCAGACGACCAGTACCGGAGGCGGAAACGGCGATG TTCTTTCTTGCCACTCCTCGCCTCTGTCAGGATATATGGAGGACTGGTGGCGTCCACGCAAAG TTTTTGGCACGCACGCAAAAAAAACTGCAGCTCATGCTACGGATTATTATG ATGAATACAATCTTAATCCGGGTTTAGAGTGGGAGGATGAATTCACAG ACGACGAAGAGAGCTCACTGCAGAACCTGGGCAACGGATTCACCTCCAAGCTGCCCCCGGGCTATCTCACCCACGGCCTGCCCACCGTCAAGGACGTCGCCCCGGCCATCACGCCCCTGGAGATCAAGAAGGAGACCGAAGTGAAGAAGGAGG TCAACGAGCTGTccgaggagcagaagcagatGATCATACTGTCGGAGAACTTCCAGCGGTTCGTGGTGCGCGCCGGCCGCGTCATCGAACGGGCCCTCTCGGAGAATGTGGACATATACACGGACTACATCGGCGGCGGCGACAGCGAGGAGGCGAACGACGAGCGATCGCACGCGCGGCTCTCGCTGAACCGCGTCTTCTACGACGAGCGCTGGTCGAAGAACCGCTGCATCACCAGTATGGACTGGTCCACCCACTTCCCCGAGCTGGTGGTGGGCTCGTACCACAACAACGAGGAGAGTCCCAACGAGCCGGACGGCGTGGTGATGGTGTGGAACACCAAGTTCAAGAAGAGCACGCCCGAGGACGTCTTCCACTGCCAGAGCGCGGTGATGTCCACCTGCTTTGCCAAGTTCAATCCCAACCTGATCCTCGGCGGCACCTATTCGGGCCAGATTGTGCTGTGGGACAATCGCGTGCAGAAGCGCACGCCCATCCAGCGCACGCCCCTCAGTGCCGCGGCGCACACGCATCCCGTCTACTGCCTCCAGATGGTGGGCACCCAGAACGCGCACAACGTCATCTCCATATCCTCGGATGGCAAGCTGTGCTCCTGGTCGCTGGACATGCTGTCGCAACCACAGGACACGCtcgagctgcagcagcgccagTCGAAGGCCATTGCCATTACATCGATGGCCTTCCCGGCCAACGAGATCAACAGCCTGGTGATGGGCAGCGAGGACGGCTACGTCTACTCCGCCTCGCGCCACGGCCTGCGCTCCGGGGTCAACGAGGTGTACGAGCGCCATCTTGGCCCTATCACTGGCATATCCACGCACTACAACCAGCTGTCGCCGGACTTTGGCCACCTCTTCCTAACCTCGTCCATTGACTGGACCATCAAGCTCTGGTCGCTAAAG GACACAAAGCCGCTGTACTCCTTTGAGGACAACTCCGACTACGTGATGGACGTCGCCTGGTCGCCCGTGCATCCCGCACTCTTCGCCGCCGTCGACGGCAGCGGCCGCCTGGACCTGTGGAACCTCAACCAAGACACGGAGGTGCCGACCGCCTCGATCGTCGTGGCGGGAGCACCAGCCCTCAACCGCGTCTCCTGGACCCCATCCGGCCTGCACGTGTGCATCGGCGACGAGGCCGGCAAGCTGTACGTGTACGACGTGGCCGAGAATCTGGCGCAGCCATCGCGCGACGAATGGTCGCGGTTCAACACCCATCTTAGCGAGATCAAGATGAACCAGAGCGACGAGGTCTAG
- the LOC6726503 gene encoding cytoplasmic dynein 1 intermediate chain isoform X3, which yields MDRKAELERKKAKLAALREEKDRRRREKEIKDMEEAAGRIGGGAGIDKDQRKDLDEMLSSLGVAPVSEVLSSLSSVNSMTSDNSNTQTPDASLQATVNGQSGGKKQPLNLSVYNVQATNIPPKETLVYTKQTQTTSTGGGNGDVLSCHSSPLSGYMEDWWRPRKVFGTHAKKTAAHATDYYDEYNLNPGLEWEDEFTGDDEESSLQNLGNGFTSKLPPGYLTHGLPTVKDVAPAITPLEIKKETEVKKEVNELSEEQKQMIILSENFQRFVVRAGRVIERALSENVDIYTDYIGGGDSEEANDERSHARLSLNRVFYDERWSKNRCITSMDWSTHFPELVVGSYHNNEESPNEPDGVVMVWNTKFKKSTPEDVFHCQSAVMSTCFAKFNPNLILGGTYSGQIVLWDNRVQKRTPIQRTPLSAAAHTHPVYCLQMVGTQNAHNVISISSDGKLCSWSLDMLSQPQDTLELQQRQSKAIAITSMAFPANEINSLVMGSEDGYVYSASRHGLRSGVNEVYERHLGPITGISTHYNQLSPDFGHLFLTSSIDWTIKLWSLKDTKPLYSFEDNSDYVMDVAWSPVHPALFAAVDGSGRLDLWNLNQDTEVPTASIVVAGAPALNRVSWTPSGLHVCIGDEAGKLYVYDVAENLAQPSRDEWSRFNTHLSEIKMNQSDEV from the exons ATGGATCGCAAGGCTGAGCTGGAACGCAAGAAGGCCAAGTTGGCCGCCCTGCGCGAGGAGAAGGATCGCCGGCGGCGCGAGAAGGAGATCAAGGACATGGAGGAGGCGGCTGGTCGCATCGGCGGCGGAGCAGGCATCGACAAGGATCAGCGCAA GGATCTCGACGAAATGCTGTCATCGCTGGGCGTGGCCCCCGTCTCCGAGGTCCTTTCCTCACTCTCCTCCGTCAACTCGATGACATCGGACAACTCCAACACACAGACCCCCGACGCCAGCCTCCAAGCCACCGTCAATGGCCAGAG CGGCGGAAAGAAACAGCCCCTCAACCTGAGCGTCTACAATGTGCAGGCTACGAACATTCCACCAAAAGAGACGCTGGTCTACACGAAGCAGACCCAGACGACCAGTACCGGAGGCGGAAACGGCGATG TTCTTTCTTGCCACTCCTCGCCTCTGTCAGGATATATGGAGGACTGGTGGCGTCCACGCAAAG TTTTTGGCACGCACGCAAAAAAAACTGCAGCTCATGCTACGGATTATTATG ATGAATACAATCTTAATCCGGGTTTAGAGTGGGAGGATGAATTCACAG GAGACGACGAAGAGAGCTCACTGCAGAACCTGGGCAACGGATTCACCTCCAAGCTGCCCCCGGGCTATCTCACCCACGGCCTGCCCACCGTCAAGGACGTCGCCCCGGCCATCACGCCCCTGGAGATCAAGAAGGAGACCGAAGTGAAGAAGGAGG TCAACGAGCTGTccgaggagcagaagcagatGATCATACTGTCGGAGAACTTCCAGCGGTTCGTGGTGCGCGCCGGCCGCGTCATCGAACGGGCCCTCTCGGAGAATGTGGACATATACACGGACTACATCGGCGGCGGCGACAGCGAGGAGGCGAACGACGAGCGATCGCACGCGCGGCTCTCGCTGAACCGCGTCTTCTACGACGAGCGCTGGTCGAAGAACCGCTGCATCACCAGTATGGACTGGTCCACCCACTTCCCCGAGCTGGTGGTGGGCTCGTACCACAACAACGAGGAGAGTCCCAACGAGCCGGACGGCGTGGTGATGGTGTGGAACACCAAGTTCAAGAAGAGCACGCCCGAGGACGTCTTCCACTGCCAGAGCGCGGTGATGTCCACCTGCTTTGCCAAGTTCAATCCCAACCTGATCCTCGGCGGCACCTATTCGGGCCAGATTGTGCTGTGGGACAATCGCGTGCAGAAGCGCACGCCCATCCAGCGCACGCCCCTCAGTGCCGCGGCGCACACGCATCCCGTCTACTGCCTCCAGATGGTGGGCACCCAGAACGCGCACAACGTCATCTCCATATCCTCGGATGGCAAGCTGTGCTCCTGGTCGCTGGACATGCTGTCGCAACCACAGGACACGCtcgagctgcagcagcgccagTCGAAGGCCATTGCCATTACATCGATGGCCTTCCCGGCCAACGAGATCAACAGCCTGGTGATGGGCAGCGAGGACGGCTACGTCTACTCCGCCTCGCGCCACGGCCTGCGCTCCGGGGTCAACGAGGTGTACGAGCGCCATCTTGGCCCTATCACTGGCATATCCACGCACTACAACCAGCTGTCGCCGGACTTTGGCCACCTCTTCCTAACCTCGTCCATTGACTGGACCATCAAGCTCTGGTCGCTAAAG GACACAAAGCCGCTGTACTCCTTTGAGGACAACTCCGACTACGTGATGGACGTCGCCTGGTCGCCCGTGCATCCCGCACTCTTCGCCGCCGTCGACGGCAGCGGCCGCCTGGACCTGTGGAACCTCAACCAAGACACGGAGGTGCCGACCGCCTCGATCGTCGTGGCGGGAGCACCAGCCCTCAACCGCGTCTCCTGGACCCCATCCGGCCTGCACGTGTGCATCGGCGACGAGGCCGGCAAGCTGTACGTGTACGACGTGGCCGAGAATCTGGCGCAGCCATCGCGCGACGAATGGTCGCGGTTCAACACCCATCTTAGCGAGATCAAGATGAACCAGAGCGACGAGGTCTAG
- the LOC6726503 gene encoding cytoplasmic dynein 1 intermediate chain isoform X1: MDRKAELERKKAKLAALREEKDRRRREKEIKDMEEAAGRIGGGAGIDKDQRKDLDEMLSSLGVAPVSEVLSSLSSVNSMTSDNSNTQTPDASLQATVNGQSGGKKQPLNLSVYNVQATNIPPKETLVYTKQTQTTSTGGGNGDVLSCHSSPLSGYMEDWWRPRKVFGTHAKKTAAHATDYYDEYNLNPGLEWEDEFTVLAFDAQGDDEESSLQNLGNGFTSKLPPGYLTHGLPTVKDVAPAITPLEIKKETEVKKEVNELSEEQKQMIILSENFQRFVVRAGRVIERALSENVDIYTDYIGGGDSEEANDERSHARLSLNRVFYDERWSKNRCITSMDWSTHFPELVVGSYHNNEESPNEPDGVVMVWNTKFKKSTPEDVFHCQSAVMSTCFAKFNPNLILGGTYSGQIVLWDNRVQKRTPIQRTPLSAAAHTHPVYCLQMVGTQNAHNVISISSDGKLCSWSLDMLSQPQDTLELQQRQSKAIAITSMAFPANEINSLVMGSEDGYVYSASRHGLRSGVNEVYERHLGPITGISTHYNQLSPDFGHLFLTSSIDWTIKLWSLKDTKPLYSFEDNSDYVMDVAWSPVHPALFAAVDGSGRLDLWNLNQDTEVPTASIVVAGAPALNRVSWTPSGLHVCIGDEAGKLYVYDVAENLAQPSRDEWSRFNTHLSEIKMNQSDEV; the protein is encoded by the exons ATGGATCGCAAGGCTGAGCTGGAACGCAAGAAGGCCAAGTTGGCCGCCCTGCGCGAGGAGAAGGATCGCCGGCGGCGCGAGAAGGAGATCAAGGACATGGAGGAGGCGGCTGGTCGCATCGGCGGCGGAGCAGGCATCGACAAGGATCAGCGCAA GGATCTCGACGAAATGCTGTCATCGCTGGGCGTGGCCCCCGTCTCCGAGGTCCTTTCCTCACTCTCCTCCGTCAACTCGATGACATCGGACAACTCCAACACACAGACCCCCGACGCCAGCCTCCAAGCCACCGTCAATGGCCAGAG CGGCGGAAAGAAACAGCCCCTCAACCTGAGCGTCTACAATGTGCAGGCTACGAACATTCCACCAAAAGAGACGCTGGTCTACACGAAGCAGACCCAGACGACCAGTACCGGAGGCGGAAACGGCGATG TTCTTTCTTGCCACTCCTCGCCTCTGTCAGGATATATGGAGGACTGGTGGCGTCCACGCAAAG TTTTTGGCACGCACGCAAAAAAAACTGCAGCTCATGCTACGGATTATTATG ATGAATACAATCTTAATCCGGGTTTAGAGTGGGAGGATGAATTCACAG TGCTTGCATTTGATGCCCAAGGAGACGACGAAGAGAGCTCACTGCAGAACCTGGGCAACGGATTCACCTCCAAGCTGCCCCCGGGCTATCTCACCCACGGCCTGCCCACCGTCAAGGACGTCGCCCCGGCCATCACGCCCCTGGAGATCAAGAAGGAGACCGAAGTGAAGAAGGAGG TCAACGAGCTGTccgaggagcagaagcagatGATCATACTGTCGGAGAACTTCCAGCGGTTCGTGGTGCGCGCCGGCCGCGTCATCGAACGGGCCCTCTCGGAGAATGTGGACATATACACGGACTACATCGGCGGCGGCGACAGCGAGGAGGCGAACGACGAGCGATCGCACGCGCGGCTCTCGCTGAACCGCGTCTTCTACGACGAGCGCTGGTCGAAGAACCGCTGCATCACCAGTATGGACTGGTCCACCCACTTCCCCGAGCTGGTGGTGGGCTCGTACCACAACAACGAGGAGAGTCCCAACGAGCCGGACGGCGTGGTGATGGTGTGGAACACCAAGTTCAAGAAGAGCACGCCCGAGGACGTCTTCCACTGCCAGAGCGCGGTGATGTCCACCTGCTTTGCCAAGTTCAATCCCAACCTGATCCTCGGCGGCACCTATTCGGGCCAGATTGTGCTGTGGGACAATCGCGTGCAGAAGCGCACGCCCATCCAGCGCACGCCCCTCAGTGCCGCGGCGCACACGCATCCCGTCTACTGCCTCCAGATGGTGGGCACCCAGAACGCGCACAACGTCATCTCCATATCCTCGGATGGCAAGCTGTGCTCCTGGTCGCTGGACATGCTGTCGCAACCACAGGACACGCtcgagctgcagcagcgccagTCGAAGGCCATTGCCATTACATCGATGGCCTTCCCGGCCAACGAGATCAACAGCCTGGTGATGGGCAGCGAGGACGGCTACGTCTACTCCGCCTCGCGCCACGGCCTGCGCTCCGGGGTCAACGAGGTGTACGAGCGCCATCTTGGCCCTATCACTGGCATATCCACGCACTACAACCAGCTGTCGCCGGACTTTGGCCACCTCTTCCTAACCTCGTCCATTGACTGGACCATCAAGCTCTGGTCGCTAAAG GACACAAAGCCGCTGTACTCCTTTGAGGACAACTCCGACTACGTGATGGACGTCGCCTGGTCGCCCGTGCATCCCGCACTCTTCGCCGCCGTCGACGGCAGCGGCCGCCTGGACCTGTGGAACCTCAACCAAGACACGGAGGTGCCGACCGCCTCGATCGTCGTGGCGGGAGCACCAGCCCTCAACCGCGTCTCCTGGACCCCATCCGGCCTGCACGTGTGCATCGGCGACGAGGCCGGCAAGCTGTACGTGTACGACGTGGCCGAGAATCTGGCGCAGCCATCGCGCGACGAATGGTCGCGGTTCAACACCCATCTTAGCGAGATCAAGATGAACCAGAGCGACGAGGTCTAG
- the LOC6726503 gene encoding cytoplasmic dynein 1 intermediate chain isoform X10 → MDRKAELERKKAKLAALREEKDRRRREKEIKDMEEAAGRIGGGAGIDKDQRKDLDEMLSSLGVAPVSEVLSSLSSVNSMTSDNSNTQTPDASLQATVNGQSGGKKQPLNLSVYNVQATNIPPKETLVYTKQTQTTSTGGGNGDVLSCHSSPLSGYMEDWWRPRKVFGTHAKKTAAHATDYYVLAFDAQGDDEESSLQNLGNGFTSKLPPGYLTHGLPTVKDVAPAITPLEIKKETEVKKEVNELSEEQKQMIILSENFQRFVVRAGRVIERALSENVDIYTDYIGGGDSEEANDERSHARLSLNRVFYDERWSKNRCITSMDWSTHFPELVVGSYHNNEESPNEPDGVVMVWNTKFKKSTPEDVFHCQSAVMSTCFAKFNPNLILGGTYSGQIVLWDNRVQKRTPIQRTPLSAAAHTHPVYCLQMVGTQNAHNVISISSDGKLCSWSLDMLSQPQDTLELQQRQSKAIAITSMAFPANEINSLVMGSEDGYVYSASRHGLRSGVNEVYERHLGPITGISTHYNQLSPDFGHLFLTSSIDWTIKLWSLKDTKPLYSFEDNSDYVMDVAWSPVHPALFAAVDGSGRLDLWNLNQDTEVPTASIVVAGAPALNRVSWTPSGLHVCIGDEAGKLYVYDVAENLAQPSRDEWSRFNTHLSEIKMNQSDEV, encoded by the exons ATGGATCGCAAGGCTGAGCTGGAACGCAAGAAGGCCAAGTTGGCCGCCCTGCGCGAGGAGAAGGATCGCCGGCGGCGCGAGAAGGAGATCAAGGACATGGAGGAGGCGGCTGGTCGCATCGGCGGCGGAGCAGGCATCGACAAGGATCAGCGCAA GGATCTCGACGAAATGCTGTCATCGCTGGGCGTGGCCCCCGTCTCCGAGGTCCTTTCCTCACTCTCCTCCGTCAACTCGATGACATCGGACAACTCCAACACACAGACCCCCGACGCCAGCCTCCAAGCCACCGTCAATGGCCAGAG CGGCGGAAAGAAACAGCCCCTCAACCTGAGCGTCTACAATGTGCAGGCTACGAACATTCCACCAAAAGAGACGCTGGTCTACACGAAGCAGACCCAGACGACCAGTACCGGAGGCGGAAACGGCGATG TTCTTTCTTGCCACTCCTCGCCTCTGTCAGGATATATGGAGGACTGGTGGCGTCCACGCAAAG TTTTTGGCACGCACGCAAAAAAAACTGCAGCTCATGCTACGGATTATTATG TGCTTGCATTTGATGCCCAAGGAGACGACGAAGAGAGCTCACTGCAGAACCTGGGCAACGGATTCACCTCCAAGCTGCCCCCGGGCTATCTCACCCACGGCCTGCCCACCGTCAAGGACGTCGCCCCGGCCATCACGCCCCTGGAGATCAAGAAGGAGACCGAAGTGAAGAAGGAGG TCAACGAGCTGTccgaggagcagaagcagatGATCATACTGTCGGAGAACTTCCAGCGGTTCGTGGTGCGCGCCGGCCGCGTCATCGAACGGGCCCTCTCGGAGAATGTGGACATATACACGGACTACATCGGCGGCGGCGACAGCGAGGAGGCGAACGACGAGCGATCGCACGCGCGGCTCTCGCTGAACCGCGTCTTCTACGACGAGCGCTGGTCGAAGAACCGCTGCATCACCAGTATGGACTGGTCCACCCACTTCCCCGAGCTGGTGGTGGGCTCGTACCACAACAACGAGGAGAGTCCCAACGAGCCGGACGGCGTGGTGATGGTGTGGAACACCAAGTTCAAGAAGAGCACGCCCGAGGACGTCTTCCACTGCCAGAGCGCGGTGATGTCCACCTGCTTTGCCAAGTTCAATCCCAACCTGATCCTCGGCGGCACCTATTCGGGCCAGATTGTGCTGTGGGACAATCGCGTGCAGAAGCGCACGCCCATCCAGCGCACGCCCCTCAGTGCCGCGGCGCACACGCATCCCGTCTACTGCCTCCAGATGGTGGGCACCCAGAACGCGCACAACGTCATCTCCATATCCTCGGATGGCAAGCTGTGCTCCTGGTCGCTGGACATGCTGTCGCAACCACAGGACACGCtcgagctgcagcagcgccagTCGAAGGCCATTGCCATTACATCGATGGCCTTCCCGGCCAACGAGATCAACAGCCTGGTGATGGGCAGCGAGGACGGCTACGTCTACTCCGCCTCGCGCCACGGCCTGCGCTCCGGGGTCAACGAGGTGTACGAGCGCCATCTTGGCCCTATCACTGGCATATCCACGCACTACAACCAGCTGTCGCCGGACTTTGGCCACCTCTTCCTAACCTCGTCCATTGACTGGACCATCAAGCTCTGGTCGCTAAAG GACACAAAGCCGCTGTACTCCTTTGAGGACAACTCCGACTACGTGATGGACGTCGCCTGGTCGCCCGTGCATCCCGCACTCTTCGCCGCCGTCGACGGCAGCGGCCGCCTGGACCTGTGGAACCTCAACCAAGACACGGAGGTGCCGACCGCCTCGATCGTCGTGGCGGGAGCACCAGCCCTCAACCGCGTCTCCTGGACCCCATCCGGCCTGCACGTGTGCATCGGCGACGAGGCCGGCAAGCTGTACGTGTACGACGTGGCCGAGAATCTGGCGCAGCCATCGCGCGACGAATGGTCGCGGTTCAACACCCATCTTAGCGAGATCAAGATGAACCAGAGCGACGAGGTCTAG
- the LOC6726503 gene encoding cytoplasmic dynein 1 intermediate chain isoform X19, translated as MDRKAELERKKAKLAALREEKDRRRREKEIKDMEEAAGRIGGGAGIDKDQRKDLDEMLSSLGVAPVSEVLSSLSSVNSMTSDNSNTQTPDASLQATVNGQSGGKKQPLNLSVYNVQATNIPPKETLVYTKQTQTTSTGGGNGDVLSCHSSPLSGYMEDWWRPRKVFGTHAKKTAAHATDYYDDEESSLQNLGNGFTSKLPPGYLTHGLPTVKDVAPAITPLEIKKETEVKKEVNELSEEQKQMIILSENFQRFVVRAGRVIERALSENVDIYTDYIGGGDSEEANDERSHARLSLNRVFYDERWSKNRCITSMDWSTHFPELVVGSYHNNEESPNEPDGVVMVWNTKFKKSTPEDVFHCQSAVMSTCFAKFNPNLILGGTYSGQIVLWDNRVQKRTPIQRTPLSAAAHTHPVYCLQMVGTQNAHNVISISSDGKLCSWSLDMLSQPQDTLELQQRQSKAIAITSMAFPANEINSLVMGSEDGYVYSASRHGLRSGVNEVYERHLGPITGISTHYNQLSPDFGHLFLTSSIDWTIKLWSLKDTKPLYSFEDNSDYVMDVAWSPVHPALFAAVDGSGRLDLWNLNQDTEVPTASIVVAGAPALNRVSWTPSGLHVCIGDEAGKLYVYDVAENLAQPSRDEWSRFNTHLSEIKMNQSDEV; from the exons ATGGATCGCAAGGCTGAGCTGGAACGCAAGAAGGCCAAGTTGGCCGCCCTGCGCGAGGAGAAGGATCGCCGGCGGCGCGAGAAGGAGATCAAGGACATGGAGGAGGCGGCTGGTCGCATCGGCGGCGGAGCAGGCATCGACAAGGATCAGCGCAA GGATCTCGACGAAATGCTGTCATCGCTGGGCGTGGCCCCCGTCTCCGAGGTCCTTTCCTCACTCTCCTCCGTCAACTCGATGACATCGGACAACTCCAACACACAGACCCCCGACGCCAGCCTCCAAGCCACCGTCAATGGCCAGAG CGGCGGAAAGAAACAGCCCCTCAACCTGAGCGTCTACAATGTGCAGGCTACGAACATTCCACCAAAAGAGACGCTGGTCTACACGAAGCAGACCCAGACGACCAGTACCGGAGGCGGAAACGGCGATG TTCTTTCTTGCCACTCCTCGCCTCTGTCAGGATATATGGAGGACTGGTGGCGTCCACGCAAAG TTTTTGGCACGCACGCAAAAAAAACTGCAGCTCATGCTACGGATTATTATG ACGACGAAGAGAGCTCACTGCAGAACCTGGGCAACGGATTCACCTCCAAGCTGCCCCCGGGCTATCTCACCCACGGCCTGCCCACCGTCAAGGACGTCGCCCCGGCCATCACGCCCCTGGAGATCAAGAAGGAGACCGAAGTGAAGAAGGAGG TCAACGAGCTGTccgaggagcagaagcagatGATCATACTGTCGGAGAACTTCCAGCGGTTCGTGGTGCGCGCCGGCCGCGTCATCGAACGGGCCCTCTCGGAGAATGTGGACATATACACGGACTACATCGGCGGCGGCGACAGCGAGGAGGCGAACGACGAGCGATCGCACGCGCGGCTCTCGCTGAACCGCGTCTTCTACGACGAGCGCTGGTCGAAGAACCGCTGCATCACCAGTATGGACTGGTCCACCCACTTCCCCGAGCTGGTGGTGGGCTCGTACCACAACAACGAGGAGAGTCCCAACGAGCCGGACGGCGTGGTGATGGTGTGGAACACCAAGTTCAAGAAGAGCACGCCCGAGGACGTCTTCCACTGCCAGAGCGCGGTGATGTCCACCTGCTTTGCCAAGTTCAATCCCAACCTGATCCTCGGCGGCACCTATTCGGGCCAGATTGTGCTGTGGGACAATCGCGTGCAGAAGCGCACGCCCATCCAGCGCACGCCCCTCAGTGCCGCGGCGCACACGCATCCCGTCTACTGCCTCCAGATGGTGGGCACCCAGAACGCGCACAACGTCATCTCCATATCCTCGGATGGCAAGCTGTGCTCCTGGTCGCTGGACATGCTGTCGCAACCACAGGACACGCtcgagctgcagcagcgccagTCGAAGGCCATTGCCATTACATCGATGGCCTTCCCGGCCAACGAGATCAACAGCCTGGTGATGGGCAGCGAGGACGGCTACGTCTACTCCGCCTCGCGCCACGGCCTGCGCTCCGGGGTCAACGAGGTGTACGAGCGCCATCTTGGCCCTATCACTGGCATATCCACGCACTACAACCAGCTGTCGCCGGACTTTGGCCACCTCTTCCTAACCTCGTCCATTGACTGGACCATCAAGCTCTGGTCGCTAAAG GACACAAAGCCGCTGTACTCCTTTGAGGACAACTCCGACTACGTGATGGACGTCGCCTGGTCGCCCGTGCATCCCGCACTCTTCGCCGCCGTCGACGGCAGCGGCCGCCTGGACCTGTGGAACCTCAACCAAGACACGGAGGTGCCGACCGCCTCGATCGTCGTGGCGGGAGCACCAGCCCTCAACCGCGTCTCCTGGACCCCATCCGGCCTGCACGTGTGCATCGGCGACGAGGCCGGCAAGCTGTACGTGTACGACGTGGCCGAGAATCTGGCGCAGCCATCGCGCGACGAATGGTCGCGGTTCAACACCCATCTTAGCGAGATCAAGATGAACCAGAGCGACGAGGTCTAG